The following proteins are encoded in a genomic region of Neospora caninum Liverpool complete genome, chromosome XI:
- a CDS encoding putative IQ calmodulin-binding motif domain-containing protein: MESRQTFSEAAPPPEEVAGWTGQQNMKLSLPSVFPPPAGTRLSSSRPDNRRQERFSSTAPSVSGSPPFNLPWCGRPPDVLPSRHTSSPSAPSPWRNLSGSGCGSPASPCSPSDVSSCNVQTCCLPLNVTWIQRLPNAASPPVQHFGSPEHPPEPPWWYGGEHGQNGDGSDEALRSLQLGLQAETSSVLWRHHLVHAMCRGLETSMGDSYSSPAAMSIPLPGRADGVRRDERQDASAFLSSSRVGFPPRETRRTRAQANFPHHDRLPSSSPLPPVLPTPGACRRSPSGSPMFSAHPHSEANGSCQPTLDAGYSSAHAARRRSRGTHGSSADTVPTWHTAATRPHSLSPSDSPFPPGTRCLPAVPRPLPPGPYAAAVGITTQSFRRGSEAAGSLRQVSASIPLSPPLSEIPLPAYAPSVGFSAAQLPPVEQRQVSCAGRRGRGEESVARVGDSASLSLPRKTEGDGEVDGGLSFYTTRTPTTREGGKSSQPTSQDSNASLDAAGDREGEAGTDHDGEQKGGREDDKARDESEGQPRRELLWLDGDTVRWFNEELARKLRDYRAKQLHAAAKRIQEAWRNSARRQREREEELARLFAQLRRVERAGKGTADSRGQRTQEAERDRKRSGRGRGRGKTRERREKESGQEGEERSRKTKREKGEKGEKRRRIKSPARAAQTIQAAFRGFRVRRTMARVAEEGRRRMRGLTGGETRDLPPFSLSQVERLDELTQTLLPLELKVLAEASFGRPARSGTCASTRRGGGDDRREGDRGEGEDLARRRPTRHSARERRRELRAQAILATEVSTLIARALELRRHAEEERSSSPQSVVPPGRQERARQKAARTVHSRRQLEEGNDSSSLPSSSSSSPVASPCWSLSLSSDSEREEAREKHERRDGHEAPGKDTTKRKKDGTTEIHRRKGQDGREREKSAKGRENRGLVDLVVAARAKRQKEKKAWGAQEDEKATEGAKKRSNRRGTRDTLEPHEKLKRNSHSRDGGRGFADCRRTGRAAGEGPEAADRLAKHRRRGDRACERRGRWGQCGVPESPPDWMYPPLSGAVMPIERLCPPARWTPALSPAYADPSQMAFPSYVPRSPYVGPMHICANRQTHQVSVSMTSSSVSSSSSFSSTSSSSFLSFVASQSKSGANERTREEDIEELDESPEGPETHGAPAEAATILAAAAAVRHLGPFASANFSDSAPSKDSRQSSASRVSLAAQHTAPRGLPQSPLHEAQVEADRGAGEVPGTADEAERTAGASTQRTRLEPREKEREEAETRVKQLRKHLGQELARREEDARRRSLVRLSASPLRLSRKSSFVSLSPSRYVSPEDDDEKRTAESDGQTGHSERMGGEEGLRKELDRKTEEDGTAPVPSASPFSGVQAEAREREERRERDRILAEEKVKVVTGQSQLTLGEREEERRRSVLEDRRRRILLSASVSPRSDAGLFQIRVTKASSVDGECGKRLAPGSAHSPSSASFVPPSSHSLSSFPQSPLRSRRLSGSSRTAALHDAHASRRTQDASSRIDGEKGDPQRGDVSAAPGALSSSSAGEAEEGEERTVASRLEPGTRPLLADVPGADSEDAEKANSISSRGRQPPLHAPTLRLPLPPPFLVRPRRSSSAGTPEGLSASPRRAARLGVQEQDPTETRGDYRDRDEDAGKEMDGEKTEKGQNESDKKLFFTPSPSPERFTPPSSPAVPVRSPVHAGESSSLLLAPSACSASSSFSPSVSLSLLAQHDQVPGTAAGGEEATDQGENETDTTQQQGFAPASVAGRSVHASSFAIYPVSPLSSPRPLSSHAVKGLRAKTRGSPPCTEAPAAGEATAEIEKAANGDGVPGPPEEPEEKEAGEESPASTFAPFQKNEETAASSGRQKKDLKKRGSKQAGKPGAVGDSVFRPEGEPDTTRAFSASSFSPSFLPFTSGEPRPSSPGASPPRLASAPVPPPSDPAPGPSPLSPVPSSGPNEAAVENKGTPTREKRGMARPASPRVSPLVSPRPLFSLREVRAKTRAPLTLSADEPGQQGEKREGEYETRAAGAQIEGKQAGTENGKKDGEEVDGPDRAGAWRKKHEEDELGRKNEDGTTQRDSEEKRRPEEGEVPKQETTEARKQAVPGAGGGAEETLGKSEAGEPVETAEGRRGRGEESPKTVDRVQAPIEAAERIRTATEDERKKKEEDEKVKNAQQEGRRTKEEAEQRAVEELRIKEEEEMRKKEEEEKRRKNEEDRKKKEEEARLKKAQEEERKKTEEAERRKKEEEGRKKKTEEERRKKEEEEKRRKNEEDRKKKEEEARLKKAQEEERKKTEEAERRKKEEEERRKKEEKEMRTKEEEEKRRKNEEDRKKKEEEARLKKAQEEERKKTEEAERRKKEEEERRKKEEKEMRTKEEEEKRRKNEEDRKKKEEEARLKKAQEEERKKTEEAERRKKEEEERRKKEEKEMRTKEEEEKRRKNEEDRKKQEEEARLKKAQEEERRKKAEEERGRKNEEDRKKKEEEATLKKEQEEERKKTEEEERRKKEEEGRKKKTEEERRKKEQEEERKKAEEERRKKEEEEGATKTQEEARLKKAQEADRTKKEGEEGTRKKGGKQRGHEEKQREDEQREKGGGRGRMQQQPGGETGNEVEKMDDGERRKEARKEESNQKKNEEEDERRNGEQRDERDTEGELIRGVEEPHAKEERSRRGAFDRQEVRAKLRILQKAQEQQDILQRQQERSASLLHRRVAALRIQRAWRRHRKRVFRKKTQEKKALSAHALREQEQKREEDARRERERRHEELRRRLLMAEARRREEEAAVERKVRDDERRRGQGSEDETDIDKDEQRRRKLQDEQERAHWGEGERRRGSAEDEACELKTQSGRRAAPPCLDGRSPVGRPRQRENGSGEQHPSLFSRYTLYDEEGGDFFSARSKAETLEEEARRAGVRMFEPIVQEPGGAVRRSMTLYDRSKGKNEIRKGMREERGAAESKSEPREEHRSSLRVDQDHGKRSPPDDAAGALTHGSTMSLARERGSLTSEAGGPASGERVQKITEKPREERVSTARESSDDLPRIVLHMPSRRLSSSSSEDLSSDNEATENMSDDEEGTEGWSRFSPRPRAAEEDDVRRRIRRMLREALDEKMRKSAEMGVLDGEDIAVTASHVRRLSNLPGAAFQKRKGDNLPSSFRRSATLCDPESVSGRECPFEPASASRVGSESRCLEDRGSQEKRERNDGGGMHRSPSPTSARSPRRSSAADSLARHTYFFQQRSQAVEGPEEVAERKAISQQAASTLRDSANGRLGFSPATSSSREETDPTSCAASVSSARCNRGPVAPGGPASSHTTFHKTGIKNKKSWLAPPSDSLSEEEPEETAPPFVSQANRERAVGSSSASYASKGPTSSKGSELMKQAALQRESPTTHAVARSITPVHSQEEKRDDRFSPEKPSRVVLKDNKLRSDSVSKAVQISEAAEMCSKHVAKTAPLIPGYGARGRTDRVEEPSSVSAAGGRERSEAVRGPPVGQRLAESFSTSIPVAADSDSKQLPTLIQPVQPTATHTVGPPCSSSVQQRVRQKTLDEDAPCGHADVNSKPPSTRHSPEPHVVYGGPLSGGRAVFTEARSEEKAELSEEKRTDSPGVETSRKEPCPPSPGSQDPIMTLGEGVRGDHDGEGNCLCEQPECPYQASVLAARVEKPRNVAPVEKPQRRRPSAETPFGPNAVPQLSPRGDGRLEGSPRRLSDPRVPALLLPDDFLLGATGHRRSDWAVVRRQT; this comes from the exons ATGGAGAGCCGACAAACATTCAGCGAGGCTGCCCCGCCGCCGGAGGAGGTAGCTGGGTGGACTGGCCAGCAAAACATGAAGTTGTCCCTTCCTTCTGTATTTCCACCACCAGCGGGtactcgcctttcttcttctcgccccgaCAATCGTAGACAGGAGCGCTTTTCGTCGACCGCTCCTTCCGTCTCGGGCTCTCCCCCGTTCAACTTGCCCTGGTGTGGTCGTCCACCCGACGTGCTCCCGAGTCGTCACACTTCGTCCCCTTCCGCACCGTCGCCGTGGCGGAACCTTTCGGGTTCTGGCTGTGggtcgccggcgtctccgtgcTCACCTTCGGATGTCTCGTCTTGCAACGTACAAACGTGCTGCCTGCCGCTCAATGTGACCTGGATCCAGCGGCTGCCCAatgcggcgtctccgcctgttCAACACTTTGGGTCACCGGAACACCCGCCGGAGCCGCCGTGGTGGTACGGGGGCGAACATGgacaaaacggagacggaagcgacgaGGCTTTGCGATCTCTCCAACTCGGCCTGCAAGCGGAGACCTCGAGTGTTTTATGG CGTCACCATCTGGTGCATGCGATGTGCCGGGGACTAGAAACCTCCATGGGAGACAGCTACAGCTCTCCCGCAGCGATGTCGATTCCCCTCCCTGGCCGTGCCGACGGTGTGCGGAGAGATGAAAGACAGGACGCGTCTGCCTTTCTATCTTCGTCTCGAGTTGGCTTTCCCccacgcgagacgcggaggacgagggcCCAGGCAAACTTCCCTCACCACGACcgtttgccttcttcctcccctctgcctcctgtctTGCCTACTCCTGGCGCTTGCCGCCGCTCTCCCTCCGGTTCCCCCATGTTCTCCGCACACCCGCATAGCGAGGCGAACGGATCGTGTCAGCCCACGCTTGATGCCGGCTATTcatctgcgcatgcagcgcgtcGTCGAAGCAGGGGGACTCATGGTTCTTCCGCGGATACAGTGCCGACATGGCATACTGCCGCTACCCGTCCTCATTCCTTGTCCCCGTCGgactctccgtttcctccggGGACGCGGTGTCTTCCTGCCGTGCCTAGGCCTCTGCCGCCTGGACCCTACGCAGCAGCCGTCGGCATCACGACACAGAGCTTtcggcgaggcagcgaggcagccgGTTCTCTCCGTCAAGTCAGTGCCTCTATTCCCCTGTCGCCACCTCTGTCGGAGATCCCGCTTCCTGCCTATGCACCCTCTGTGGGTTTCTCCGCTGCTCAGTTGCCGCCAGTGGAGCAGCGACAAGTGTCTTGCGCAGGCCGGCGAGGGCGGGGCGAGGAATCGGTTGCGCGCGTGGGCGactccgcctctctttctctcccgaggaaaaccgagggagacggagaggtcGATGGTGGCCTTTCCTTCTACACGACGAGGACGCCCACGACTCGCGAAGGCGGGAAATCCTCTCAGCCGACGAGTCAGGACAGCaacgcgtctctcgacgcggcaggagacagagagggtgAGGCAGGGACGGACCACGACGGTgagcagaaaggagggagagaggacgacaaagcgcgagacgaaagcgaggggCAGCCCAGGCGCGAGTTGCTGTGGCTGGACGGAGACACTGTACGCTGGTTTAACGAAGAGCTCGCCCGGAAGCTGCGGGACTATCGAGCgaagcagctgcatgcagctgcgaAAAGGATACAGGAAGCGTGGAGGAAttcggcgcggagacagcgagagagagaagaggagctggctcgcctcttcgctcaACTGCGGAGAGTGGAACGGGCGGGAAAAGGCACAGCGGATTCCAGAGGTCAGAGGACacaggaagcggagagagacaggaagaggagcgggaggggaagggggagagggaagacgcgggaaagaagagagaaagagagcggccaggaaggagaagaacggtcGCGAAAaaccaagagagaaaaaggcgaaaaaggggaaaaacgaCGGCGGATAAAGTCTCCCGCGCGTGCAGCTCAAACTATCCAGGCCGCATTCCGGGGCTTTCGTGTTCGACGAACCATGGCGCGTgtcgcggaagaagggagaagacgaatgCGGGGGCTGActggaggcgagacgcgcgatcttcctcccttttcaCTGTCTCAGGTCGAACGCCTCGACGAACTTACGCAgacgcttctccctctggagCTCAAAGTCCTAGCAGAAGCTTCTTTCGGACGCCCGGCAAGAAGCGGGACTTGCGCTAGCACGAGGCGCGGGGGAGGGGACGAccggcgagagggagaccgaggagaaggagaagacctcgcgcgaagaaggcccaCGAGACATTcggcaagagagaggcgaagggaaTTGCGAGCACAGGCGATCCTCGCCACGGAAGTCTCCACATTGATTGCACGAGCTCTCGAGCTGAGAAGACAtgccgaggaagagcgtTCCTCAAGTCCACAGTCAGTGGTCCCACCTGGACGTCAGGAACGGGCTAGACAGAAAGCAGCGAGGACGGTACACTCGCGTAGGCAActcgaggaaggaaacgacagttcctctcttccttcttcctcctcgtcgtcgcctgtcgCTTCGCCATGCTGgtccttgtctctgtccagcgacagcgagcgagaggaggcccgcgagaagcacgagcggagagacgggcaCGAAGCACCGGGGAAGGATacgacgaagcggaagaaagatgGAACAACGGAGATTCACAGAAGGAAGGGACaggacgggagagagcgagagaagagcgcgaaggggagagagaatcgGGGCCTTGTCGATCTTGTGGTTGCAGCCAGAGccaagagacaaaaggagaagaaggcatggggggcgcaggaagacgagaaagccACCGAAGGCGCCAAGAAGCGATcgaacaggagaggaacgcgagacaccCTCGAGCCTCACGAGAAGCTGAAACGAAACAGCCATTCCCGCGACGGTGGCAGAGGCTTTGCCGATTGCCGGAGAACAGGCCGTGCAGCGGGCGAAGGGCCAGAAGCGGCGGACAGACTGGCGAaacacagaaggcgaggagatcGGGCCTGCGAGCGGCGGGGACGCTGGGGACAGTGTGGGGTTCCGGAGTCCCCGCCAGACTGGATGTATCCGCCTCTTTCCGGGGCGGTGATGCCCATCGAGCGGCTCTGTCCACCTGCAAGGTGGACTCCGGCACTCAGTCCCGCGTATGCTGATCCTTCCCAAATGGCCTTTCCTTCGTACGTGCCCCGGTCCCCTTACGTCGGGCCTATGCACATCTGCGCAAACAGGCAGACACACCAAGTCTCTGTGTCTATgacgtcttcttctgtctcttcgtcttcgtccttctcgtcgacCTCTTCCAGTTCGTTCCTGTCGTTCGTTGCTTCCCAGTCAAAATCCGGAGCaaacgagagaacgagagaggaggatATCGAGGAGCTTGACGAGTCGCCGGAAGGCCCAGAGACCCACGGGGCGCCTGCAGAGGCTGCCACAATTCttgcagctgccgccgccgTTCGCCACCTTGGTCCTTTCGCCAGCGCGAATTTCTCCGACTCCGCGCCGTCCAAAGACTCACGACAATCCTCCGcttcgcgtgtgtctctcgctgctcaACACACTGCTCCTCGTGGGCTGCCGCAATCTCCTCTTCACGAAGCGCAGGTGGAGGCTGACCGGGGGGCTGGGGAAGTTCCCGGGACAGCAGACGAAGCTGAGAGGACTGCGGGTGCGAGCACGCAGCGAACGAGATTGGAacctcgagagaaagagcgagaagaggcagaaacgagggTGAAGCAACTGCGAAAACATCTAGGTCAGGAACtggcaagaagagaagaagacgctcgACGGCGAAgtctcgtccgtctctccgcttctccactGCGACTCTCGCGTAAAagctccttcgtctctctttcgcctaGTCGGTACGTGTCGCcggaggacgacgacgagaaaagaaccgCGGAATCCGACGGCCAAACAGGACATTCAGAGAGAAtggggggagaggaaggactcAGGAAAGAATTGGATCGAAAGACTGAAGAGGACGGAACGGCACCGGtgccgtcggcgtctcctttctcgggTGTGCaagcagaggcgcgcgaaagagaagagcggagagagcgagacagaatcctggcggaagagaaagttAAGGTCGTGACGGGCCAGTCTCAGTTGACGTtaggagagcgagaagaagagaggcgaagatcCGTTCTCGAAGACCGTAGACGAAGGATACTCTTGTCGGCATCTGTTTCGCCTCGGAGCGATGCCGGCCTTTTTCAGATTCGAGTCACCAAAGCATCTTCTGTGGATGGTGAATGTGGGAAGCGCCTGGCGCCTGGATCTGCGcattctccctcttctgcttctttcgttcctccatcttctcattcgctgtcgtctttccctcAATCGCCTCTACgttcgcgtcgtctctctggctctTCTCGGACAGCCGCCCTTCACGACGCTCACGCATCGCGGAGGACACAAGACGCAAGCTCGAGAATAGatggcgagaagggagatccgcagagaggagacgtaTCGGCAGCTCCTGGAGcactgtcttcttcgtcggcagGGGAAGctgaggagggagaagaacgcacTGTCGCTTCACGGCTTGAGCCAGGTACTCGCCCGCTGCTTGCTGACGTACCAGGTGCTGACTCcgaggacgcggagaaggcgaactcTATTTCaagtcgaggaagacaacCGCCGTTGCATGCACCGACTCTAAGGCTACCTCTGCccccgcctttcctcgtGCGGCCTCGGCGAAGCAGCTCTGCAGGGACTCCCGAGGGTctgtcggcgtcgcctcgtcggGCCGCGCGTTTGGGCGTTCAGGAGCAAGACCccacagaaacgcgaggagactacagagacagagacgaggacgcgggGAAAGAAatggacggagagaagacggaaaagggcCAGAACGAGTCCGACAAGAAGCTCTTCTTCACGCCGTCTCCCAGTCCTGAGCGGTTCacgcctccttcctcgcccgccGTTCCAGTTCGTTCtccagtgcatgcagggGAGTCGTCCTCACTGTTGCTTGCGCCCTCGGCGTGTTCGGCCTCATCTTCAttctccccttctgtctccttgtcgCTGCTCGCGCAGCACGACCAAGTTCCTGGAACTGCGGCagggggcgaggaagcaacGGACCAAGGCGAAAAC GAAACCGACACCACGCAGCAGCAAGGTTTTGCGCCCGCTTCTGTGGCAGGAAggagcgtgcatgcgtcctcGTTCGCCATCTatcctgtgtctcctctctcgtcgccccGACCTCTGTCATCTCACGCAGTTAAGGGCCTTCGagcaaagacgagaggatCGCCTCCGTGTACGGAGGCCCCAGCAGCAGGAGAAGCAACAGCCGAAATagagaaagcggcgaatGGAGACGGCGTGCCTGGCCCACCAGAAGAACctgaggaaaaggaagccgGAGAGGAGTCGCCTGCCTCGACTTTCGCGCCGTTTcagaagaacgaagagactGCGGCGTCGAgtgggagacagaagaaggacttgaagaagcgaggaagtAAACAAGCCGGAAAGCCGGGAGCCGTAGGTGACTCTGTCTTTCGGCCAGAGGGAGAACCCGATACCACTCGtgcgttctctgcttcttcgttttccccttctttcttgccATTCACGTCTGGCGAGCCGCGGCCCTCATCCCCTGGTGCTTCGCCGCCCCGTCTTGCATCCGCGCCAGTGCCTCCGCCTTCCGACCCCGCCCCCGGaccgtctccgctttcccctGTACCTTCGTCTGGCCCAAACGAAGCGGCGGTAGAAAACAAAGGAAcgccgacgagagagaaaaggggtaTGGCGaggcctgcgtctccccgtgtgtctccactcgtgtctcctcgtcctctaTTCTCTCTCCGCGAAGTCCGGGCCAAAACGCGTGCGCCTCTCACACTTTCAGCAGACGAACCTGGGcagcaaggagagaagagggaaggagaatACGAGACGCGAGCAGCGGGTGCACAAATCGAAGGAAAGCAGGCAGGAacagagaacgggaaaaaagacggtGAAGAGGTGGACGGGCCCGACAGAGCCGGCGcgtggagaaagaagcacgAGGAGGATGAActgggaagaaagaacgaagacgggacgacacagagagactccgaagaaaaacgacggcctgaggaaggcgaagttccgaagcaggaaacgacggaggcgagaaagcaggCAGTGCCAGGGGCGGGAGGGGGAGCGGAGGAAACTCttggaaagagcgaggcaggggagccagtggagacagctgaaggcagacgcgggcggggagaagagagcccAAAGACGGTCGACCGGGTGCAGGCGCCGATAGAAGCCGCAGAGAGGATTCGGACGGCGACAGAAGatgaaaggaagaagaaggaagaagatgagaaagtgaaaaacgcgcagcaagagggaaggcggacgaaggaggaagcggaacaGAGGGCGGTGGAGGAACTCAGAatcaaggaagaggaggaaatgcggaagaaggaagaggaggaaaagcggaggaagaacgaggaggacaggaagaagaaggaagaagaggcaagactgaaaaaggcgcaggaggaggagaggaagaagacggaggaggcggagaggaggaagaaggaagaggagggcaggaagaagaagacagaggaggaaaggcggaagaaggaagaggaggaaaagcggaggaagaacgaggaggacaggaagaagaaggaagaagaggcaagactgaaaaaggcgcaggaggaggagaggaagaagacggaggaggcggagaggaggaagaaggaagaggaggaaaggcggaagaaggaagagaaggagatgcggacgaaggaagaggaggaaaagcggaggaagaacgaggaggacaggaagaagaaggaagaagaggcaagactgaaaaaggcgcaggaggaggagaggaagaagacggaggaggcggagaggaggaagaaggaagaggaggaaaggcggaagaaggaagagaaggagatgcggacgaaggaagaggaggaaaagcggaggaagaacgaggaggacaggaagaagaaggaagaagaggcaagactgaaaaaggcgcaggaggaggagaggaagaagacggaggaggcggagaggaggaagaaggaagaggaggaaaggcggaagaaggaagagaaggagatgcggacgaaggaagaggaggaaaagcggaggaagaacgaggaggacaggaagaagcaggaagaagaggcaagactgaaaaaggcgcaggaggaggagaggaggaagaaggcagaggaagaaagggggaggaagaacgaggaggacaggaagaagaaggaagaagaagcaacaCTGAAAAaggagcaggaagaggaaaggaagaagacggaggaggaggaaaggcggaagaaggaagaggagggcaggaagaagaagacagaggaggaaaggcggaagaaggagcaggaagaggaaaggaagaaggctgaggaggaaaggcggaagaaggaagaagaggaaggagcgacaAAAACCCAGGAAGAGGCAAGACTGAAAAAGGCGCAGGAGGCGGAtagaacgaagaaggaaggtgaggaaggtacgaggaagaaaggagggaaacagagaggacatgaggaaaaacagagggaggacgagcagagggagaagggaggcggTAGAGGCAGGATGCAACAGCAGCCCGGCGGTgaaacgggaaacgaagtggagaagatggatgatggagagaggagaaaggaggcaagaaaagaagagagcaacCAAAaaaagaacgaagaagaggatgagcggagaaatggagagcagagagatgAAAGAGATACGGAAGGCGAACTGATCAGAGGAGTGGAAGAGCCCCACGCCAAAGAAGAACGGAGTCGCCGAGGAGCATTCGATCGTCAGGAAGTGCGGGCCAAACTCCGGATTTTACAGAAGGCGCAAGAACAGCAGGACATTCTTCAGCGCCaacaagaaagaagcgccAGCCTTCTTCATCGTCGCGTGGCTGCTTTGAGAATTCAGAGAGCGTGGCGTAGGCACCGAAAGCGGGTGTTCCGtaagaagacgcaggagaagaaggcgttgAGTGCGCATGCCTTGAGAGAACAggaacaaaagagagaagaagatgccaggagggagagagagaggcgacacgaGGAGCTTCGCCGGCGGTTGCTGATGGCTGAagcgcggcggagagaagaagaggcggccgtagagagaaaagtgagagacgacgagaggcgCAGGGGGCAAGGCAGCGAGGATGAGACGGACATCGACAAAGAcgaacagagacgccgaaagCTCCAGGATGAGCAAGAGCGAGCTCACtggggggaaggggagagacgcagaggaagcgcggaAGATGAAGCCTGTGAACTGAAGACACAAAGTGGACGAAGAGCGGCTCCGCCTTGTTTGGATGGCCGTTCCCCCGTTGGTCGGCCGCGTCAACGCGAGAACGGCAGCGGCGAACAGCatccttctcttttcagtCGTTACACTTTGTACGacgaagaggggggagactttttctctgctcgaagcaaagcagagacgctcgaagaagaagcacgaAGGGCAGGGGTTCGGATGTTTGAGCCGATCGTGCAGGAGCCTGGAGGCGCAGTGCGGCGGTCCATGACGCTCTACGACCGTTCCAAAGGCAAGAATGAAATTCGAAAAGGCAtgcgggaggagagaggagcagcgGAGTCAAAGAGcgaaccgagagaagagcatcGATCTTCTCTCAGAGTCGACCAGGATCACGGAAAAAGGTCGCCACCTGACGACGCTGCCGGCGCCCTTACTCACGGTTCTACGATGAGTTTGGCGAGGGAGCGAGGCTCGTTGACGAGCGAAGCAGGAGGGCCAgcgagcggggagagagtgCAGAAGATCACAGAaaaaccgcgagaagaaagggttTCCACGGCGAGAGAATCCAGCGACGATCTGCCTCGTATCGTCCTTCATATGCCGAGCCGCCGCCTGagctcttcgtcttccgaAGATTTGTCGAGTGATAACGAAGCGACCGAGAATAtgagcgacgacgaagaaggcacagAGGGATGGAGCAGATTTTCACCACGGCCGCGggcagcggaagaggacgatGTACGTCGGCGTATAAGACGAATGCTTCGTGAGGCGTTAGACGAGAAGATGCGAAAGAGCGCTGAGATGGGTGTTCTGGACGGAGAGGATATCGCCGTTACCGCGAGTCACGTTAGGAGGCTCTCTAATCTACCTGGCGCCGCATTCcagaagcggaaaggagacaatctcccttcgtcttttCGACGTTCCGCCACACTCTGTGACCCCGAAAGCGTGTCCGGTAGAGAATGTCCCTTTGAGCCCGCAAGCGCGTCGCGTGTGGGATCCGAGAGCCGTTGTTTAGAGGACAGAGGCAGCCAGGAAAAGCGCGAACGAAACGATGGAGGCGGGATGCATAGGTCTCCGAGTCCCACCTCGGCTCGGTCCCCCAGAAGATCCAGTGCAGCAGACAGTTTGGCTAGACATACCTATTTCTTTCAACAGCGGAGTCAGGCAGTTGAAGGACCGGAAGAAGTAGCAGAACGGAAGGCGATTAGTCAACAGGCGGCTTCCACCTTAAGAGACTCAGCCAATGGGAGACTCGGGTTTTCGCCAGCAACTTCCTCttcaagagaggaaacagatcCTACGTCTTGTGCCGCTTCCGTCTCGTCTGCGCGCTGTAACAGAGGCCCTGTCGCACCAGGAGGTCCAGCCTCGTCACATACGACCTTCCACAAAACGGGAATTAAAAACAAAAAGTCCTGGCTTGCGCCCCCTTCGGACAGCCTTTCCGAAGAGGAGCCTGAGGAAACGGCACCACCGTTTGTCTCCCAAGCAAATCGAGAACGAGCTGTGGGATCATCTTCGGCATCATACGCATCAAAGGGTCCGACGTCGTCAAAGGGATCCGAACTTATGAAGCAGGCTGCATTGCAACGTGAGAGTCCAACGACACATGCAGTCGCTCGATCAATCACTCCGGTTCACAgccaggaagaaaaacgtgaCGACAGATTCTCTCCTGAGAAGCCCTCTCGCGTAGTCTTGAAGGACAACAAGCTCAGAAGTGACTCAGTATCTAAAGCCGTGCAGATCTCCGAGGCCGCGGAGATGTGCTCGAAACACGTCGCCAAAACTGCCCCTCTTATTCCCGGATACGGAGCGCGTGGCAGGACCGACAGAGTTGAAGAGCCATCGTCCGTCTCGGCAgcaggagggcgagaacgaagTGAAGCTGTCAGGGGGCCACCAGTCGGCCAGCGCCTTGCTGAGAGCTTTAGCACTTCGATCCCGGTGGCTGCCGATAGCGACAGCAAGCAGCTGCCGACACTTATTCAACCTGTGCAGCCTACAGCAACGCACACTGTAGGACCGCcttgctcctcttccgtccAACAGAGGGTGCGGCAAAAGACGCTTGATGAAGACGCGCCGTGCGGACACGCCGATGTGAACTCGAAGCCTCCCTCGACAAGGCACTCTCCAGAGCCTCACGTAGTGTATGGCGGCCCGTTGTCTGGAGGGAGAGCGGTGTTTACAGAAGcaaggagcgaagaaaaggcggaactcagtgaagagaagcgaacagaTTCCCCGGGGGTAGAAACCTCAAGAAAAGAACCGTGTCCCCCGAGCCCAGGCTCGCAAGACCCGATCATGACTCTGGGCGAAGGTGTTCGTGGGGACCACGATGGTGAAGGCAACTGCCTGTGTGAACAGCCGGAATGCCCCTATCAAGCAAGTGTGCTTGCAGCACGCGTTGAAAAACCTCGCAACGTGGCGCCTGTAGAGAAACCGCAACGACGTCGGCCATcagcggagacgcctttCGGTCCTAATGCTGTGCCGCAGTTGTCGCCTCGGGGCGATGGGAGACTGGAAGGATCGCCGAGACGGCTGTCAGACCCTCGCGTCCCCGCTTTGTTACTGCCGGATGATTTTTTGCTTGGCGCTACCGGGCATCGCCGCAGCGATTGGGCAGTTGTCAGACGACAGACGTGA